Within Bdellovibrio bacteriovorus HD100, the genomic segment ATATAAGCGGTTTTTGAGTTTTTTAAGGATTTGTTTTACCCTAAGAAAGATTCACGCGCAGTATTGGTGCTTCCTAAATATGAAGCCCCTTGATAACATCAAAGTTTTGAGGGAACACGCATCATGATCGACTCGGGCAACTCGTACTTTATTCTCCTCGTCAGCGGGGTGGCACTCTTCCTTTACGGAATGAGCATGGCCTCCAGCTCTTTGGAGAAACTGATGGCCGGAAAAATCACCGGCCTTTTAAATCATCTTTCGCAAAGTAAATTTCTGGCCATTCTGACCGGGGTGGTGCTGACCACCCTGATGCAAAGCTCGGGGGCGGTGACCTCCATGCTGGTGGGCTTGGGCTCGGCCCGCGTGGTCAACCTGCGCCAGGTGATGGGGGTCATCATCGGCACCGCCATCGGCACCACGCTGACGGTTCAGTTGATCTCTTTGGATCTGACCCAGTACGCCCTGCCGGTGTTCACCCTGGCTTTTGCTTTCTATTTCAAGGCCAAAAAAACAGTCTTCAAAAATCTGTCCCTGGTCTTCATGGGGTTTGGCCTGCTGTTCTTCGGAATGAAGCTGATCTCGATTTCCTCCCACCACTTTGCGGAAAATCCAATGTTGACGGAGGTCTTCCAAAGTCTGCGTGACAATCCGGGTTATTCACTGCTGATCTCAGTCGTGTTCTGCGCCTTCGTACAAAGCTCGGCAGTGACGATTGGTCTGGCGATGAGTTTGGCGACCGTCAAAGCGATCACCTTCTACGATGCGATGTTGTGGGTGTATGGTGCCAATATCGGAACCACTTCCGTGGCCCTGATTGCAGCGGCTGGCGGCAATTACATCGGCCGACAGGTGGCTTGGGCGCACTTCTTCTATAAAACCTTAAGCGTGGTGATCTTCTACCCGTTTACGCAGATCTTTATCGACTTCCTGATGACGTTTGACACCACTCAGACCCGTTCCATCGCCAATGCGCACTTGATCTTCAACGTATTGTCTTCAATCATCTTCTTCCCGTTCATCAACAAGGGTGCCGAGCTGATTGAAAAAATGTTCCCGAAAGCGGCGTCTGAAGAGTTCGGAACCGAGTTCGTGAACATGAACAACTACCAGAGCTCCGCTTTGGCGATCTCTTATGCCAACCGCGAAATCATGCGCACGGCGGACATCGTTCTGGGCATGATCAAGGACTCCATTCGTCTGTTTGAAACGAATGACCCGAAGGACTTTGACTCCATCAAAGACCGCGATAATAAGGTCGACTTCCTGTATCGCGAAACCAAGATGTTCCTTCTGGACCATGCCAACAAGTCCACGACGGTGGTCCACCAAAACGTCATGAACATGATCATGTTCCTCAGTGACGTAGAGCGCGCCGCTGACGCCATCGACATCAACATCCTGGCTTTGGCGATCAAAAAGAACGCACTGAAGCTGGAGTTCTCGGACGAGGGCTGGGCCGAAATTCGCCAGATGCACGAACAAGTGGTGAAAGTGGCGTCCATGGCCATCAATGCCTATCAGAACAAGGAACTGGCCGAAGCCGCTATCCAGCTGAAACGTGATCTGGCCAAAACCGAGATCTCTTTGCGTGAAAACCACATCAGCCGTTTGAACAGAGGTTTAAACACTTCAATCAACACCAGTTCGATCCACTTGGATTTGCTAAGTGAATACCGTCGAATTGCAAGTCTTCTGTGCAACCATGCCTACAATCAAAGGTCCCAGTCATGATGAATAACGCCATTGCCCCGATCGGCCTGCTGATCATCTCCAATATCTTTATGACATTTGCCTGGTACGGGCATTTAAAGACATTGAAGTCTTCCGCCCTGTGGCTGGTGATTCTGATCAGCTGGGGAGTGGCTTTCTTTGAATACGTGTTTCAAGTGCCGGCCAACCGCCTGGGGTCTGACCACTACACTTTGCCTCAACTTAAGATCATCCAGGAAGTCATCACCATGGTGGTCTTTGCAGGTTTTTCGGTTCTCTATATGAAACAGTCCCTGAAGCTGGACTTCCTCTGGGCGGGATTATGCCTGGTTGGAGCGGTTTATTTTATTTTCCGCAATCCTTAGAAATAAATCCCGTTTTTGCCTCATTTTAGGATACGATTAAAGTATGAAGTTCATTTATGTCCTGGAAGATGATGAACGTATCCAGAAGGATCTATTTGAGACCTTAAAAAATATAGATTCCGGGCTTTCTATTCGCTTTTTCCTGAGCCTTGCAGAATTCCATGAATGGCTGAAAATTTCCGTCACTGAGGGCCCCAAAGCACTGGCCACTGGCGGCCGCCGTTTTGCCGACGACACGTCTCCGGATGTGACACCGGCAAACACCCACGAACTGCGTCTGGTGATTGCAAAAAATGAATTCCTGGGCGTACAAAACATGGGTCTGATCAAACGGGCCCGTGAATTCTTCCTGCGCAAGAAAATGTGCTCACCTCAAGAACCCACTGCTCTGATTATTACCGCTTTCGACAGCCCGGATTTTGATATTTCTCTGGCGGAAGAGCGCATTATCAATAATGTGATATTCAAACCCTTCGACAAACTGATTCTGCGCCAGCACCTGGAGTTTGCCCTGTCTGGCCATCACCCGGTCAGCTCCACAGCCGTGGCTTCGATGCAAATCAGCTCTACCATCGAAATGCTGAAGGAAGTTGAACTGCACGGTATTAATGAAATTGGCTTCTCCACTGTAAACAACCACGAGATTCGCATTGGCGCTATGACCAAGTATTACAGTGAATCCTTCACCACCGACCACAAACGTTCCGTACTGGCCTATTGCCATTCCTGCAAAGAGATCTCACCAAAAGAGTTCCTGTGCGAGTTCCTGTTTTTTGGCGCTGACAATCAACAACTCACTCAGATCCGCAAAACCATTCTGACCGACAAGGGCCACACCCTGGAAACAGTGAAAAACACTCTGGGCAACAAAACCCGCATCCTGCTTCTGGATGAAGATGTGCCACTGTCCATTGAAATGAAGACCTTCCTGAGTGAACGATTTGAAAACACCGAGGTCTTCACTTACTCCAACTACGGACAGATGCTGTCAGACCTGGCCAACAAAGAAACCCCGAACCGTCAGGAACTGCCGGCGCAATTTGACATGATCTTTGTGAACTACGCAGACTTTGAAGTTGAAAAGCAGAAAAAATGGGAGCAGATCCAGCAATACCTCAAGGACCGCTGCAAGACCTATAATCTTGAATTCAGCGAGCCTCCGGATCTTTACATGATCTCTCGCAAACGCCTGGTCACCGACGAAGTGAAGGTGTTGTCCACGTGGGTGAAAGAGATCTTCTTCACGCCTCTGGACAAAACCTATATATTTAAAAAGCTGCTAAAAACAAGAACATCACTGGTGAATAAAACCGAAACCACCATCGCCGGCCACAAGGACAACAGCGCCCTGAAAGTGGCAAACCCGGTGGAAATCACGCAGATTTCTGAAGCGGGACTGATCATGAAGTACTACCGCGAAATCAGTATTGGTGCCTTCCGTGAATTCGTCCTGTGGCGCCCCGAAGAGCTGGAAACCCCGGAAATCATCGGCACCGTCAACTACACCGAAAAAGACAAAGGCGGCGGAGACTATTTCCTGAACCACTTCGTCTTCTTCGGAATGAAAGACTACTACCTAAAACACATCCGCCTCTGGCTGCGCGAAGCCTACATCAAAACCAAAGAAAAATAAGTGCCTGGTTGTTTTTTCTGGCAAGCCAGCGTTAAACGCGGCCTAGCCAGAAAAAAGAACCTGGCACCTTTAGATCTTCTTTCTTTTCAGCAACAACGAGTTGCTGACTACAGAGACTGAGCTCATGGCCATGGCGGCACCCGCGATGACAGGATTGAGCATTCCTAATGCGGCCAGTGGGATACCCAGAACGTTATAGATAAAGGCGAAGAACAGGTTCTGGCGGATTTTCTTTAACGTCAGGTGCGAAAGCTGAATGGCTTGCGCCACTGATCTCAGATCGTTTTTCATCAAAGTGACGTCCGCAGTTTCAATGGCAATGTCCGTGCCCGAGGACATCGAGAAACTGACATCGGCCATGGCCAGCGCTGGCGCATCGTTGATCCCATCACCCACCATTGCCACCCGCAGCTTTTTGCGCTTCAAGGTCACAATCACATTGGCTTTGTCGGCTGGCTTCACACTGTGTTTAAAGTCCGTGATGCCCGCCTGACGGGAAATTTCGCGGGCTGTGCCTTCATTATCCCCGGTCAGCATCATCACTTTCACGCCGCGCTTTTGAATTTCGGCAATAGCCTCTTTGGAACTTTCACGAATTCGGTCAGCCACAGCAATATACCCGAGCACGCGGGCTTCATCCGCCAGCACCATCAAAGTCTGGCCCTTGCTCTCGAGCTCTTTCAACAAATCCTGATTCAGAGAAAACTCCGGAGCCACCCAGGCACTTCTTCCCAGCTTCAGGGATTGATTGCCGATTTGCCCTTCAACTCCCTGACCCATCACGCTTTTGAAGTTTTGCACTGTGTGCAGGCTCAGCCCCTCTTTACGGGCTTCTTCCAAAATGGCGTGCGCCAGAGGATGCGAGGACCCGGCTTCAAGGCTTGCAGCGAAAGACAGCACCTGATTGCGATCCTGCCCGGCAGTCACATGAATTTCAGTCACCACGGGTTTTCCCTCGGTGATTGTGCCCGTCTTATCCAAAACCAAGATGTCAATTTTTTCTGCCAGCTCGAGAGCTTTGGCATCGCGGAACAAAACACCGGCCTGCGCCCCCTTGCCAATGCCCACGACCACCGCCGTTGGCGTGGCCAGTCCCAAAGCACATGGACACGCAATCACCAGAACTGACACTGACGAGATCAAGGCCATAGTCAAATCACCGGTCCACAGCCAGGTGCCAATGAAGGTCAAAACACTGATACCCACAACGACCGGCACAAAGACCGCAGAGATCTTATCCGCAAGTCGCTGAATGGGAGCCTTGGATCCCTGGGCGGTCGTCACAATTTTGATGATTTGCGCCAACTGCGTCTTGCTTCCCACTCCTGTGGCCTTGATACGCAGGCTGCCTTCCTGATTCAGCGTTGCCGCATACACCCGGTCATCAATACCTTTTTGTACCGGCATACTTTCCCCGGTCAGCATGGATTCGTCGACCGAAGAAACACCCTGCACCACCAATCCGTCCACGGGAATGGATTCACCATTTTTCACAATCACGATGTCACCGGCAACCAGTTCGGTGATATCCAGGGCAACGACTTCTCCGTTTCTTTCCACCATGGCTTGTTTCGGCTGCAGTCGCAGCAGGCCTTCCACCGCTTCTGAAGTTTTGCCCTTCGCACGGCTTTCCATCAGTTTACCCAGCAGGATCAGGGTGATCACGGCCGTGCTGGCCTCGAAGTAAACGTGATGATGATGCCAGTCCATGACCGTCATCACCGCGCTTAAGCCATAAGCCATCGTAGTTCCCAAAGCCACCAGCACATCCATGTTGGCACTGCCGGATTTCAACGCGTAATAGGAGCCACGATAGAATCTCCAACCAACCCAGAACTGCACCGGCGTGGCCAGAATCCACTGCACCCAGCGCGGGATCATCTCATGCGCGGCCCCGGTCAGCATCATGGCCATCTCGACCAAAAAAGGAGCTGTCAGAATGGCAGAGACAATGAATAGACGCAGCTCTTTACGGTATTCCGCGGCGGCCTCTTCCTTTATCTTTTGTGCATCGACCTCTGAATTCACCTCAAAAGCCTGATATCCGAGCTCCTGGATTGTTTTAATCAGATTTCCCACAGTCAAAGGGCTGTCGCCCAGATTCACCTGGGCCTTTTCAGTCGCAAAATTGACTGTCGCCGTGACTCCCGGCAAACCATTCAATGTCTTTTCAATTTTACCCGCACAATTCACGCAGGACATGCCAATCAATTGCAATTCGGCGCTGTTACCTTGAGTTTCCATAACACCCTACTTACTGACGAGATTCATAATCTCGTCGATTTTTCTTGAGACTTCTTTTTCATCTTTGGATTTAATTGCGGTTTTCACACAACCGTGGACATGGGTCTTCATAATCTCGTTTTCCATCGCCTGCAGGGCTTTGGCTGCCGCCCGGATCTGAAAGACTATGTCAGGACAGTAACGACGCTCTTCAATCATGTTTTGGATGCCATCCAACTGACCGCGGACACGGTTTAAACGCTTTAAATGACCGCTGTGGTCGGGATGCTGGCCGGATTCTTTTTTCATGACACACCTCGATTTCAGTTCCAGTATATACCCCCCTGGGGTATGTATTTCAAGAGGCTCTGGTGAAAAAAATATTTCCTCATGTTGTCACAAGGGCGTATACCCCCTCCTAGTAGGGTGTGCGGAGGCATTAAAGTAGACCTATGCTTGATAGAATTATTAAATACTCTCTGACTCATCGTCTCATTGTGATCGCTGTGGCTGCTTTGATGGTTGCCTATGGAGGCTGGGCCCTGGTGCACCTGCCTGTCGATGTTTTCCCGGATCTGAATCGACCCACAGTAAATATTATGACCGAGGCCCATGGCCTGGCGCCGGAAGAGGTTGAGACTCTTGTCACCTTCCCGCTGGAGACCGCCTTGAATGGCTTGCCGGGTGTGGAGCGGGTTCGCTCGTCATCAGGTGTGGGTTTAAGTGTCATCTATGTTGAGTTCGGATGGGACACAGATATCTATAGAAACCGCCAGATGGTTCAGGAAAAGATCGCCCTGGCCAAAGAGAAGCTGCCTAAAAATATTTCCCCGACTTTGGGGCCCATATCCTCTATTATGGGCGAAATCCAGTTTGTGGGATTAAGCTCGCCGGACAATAAAGTCTCAAGCATGGAGCTGCGCACACTCGCCGACTGGACGCTTCGTCCCCGCCTGATGAGCATTCCCGGTGTTTCCCAAGTCATCTCCATCGGCGGTGGCGTTCGCCAATACCAAATTCTTATTTCCGCCGAAAAGCTGCAAAAACTGCAGCTGACCATGGATGAGGTTGAACACAACCTTTCAGATGTTTCGCAAAACTCCACCGGTGGCTTTATCGATCTTGAAGGACAGGAATTCCTGATTCGCAATATTGGTGCGGTGAAAGAAAAAGAAGAGATCATGAATTCGGTGGTTGGTATGCACTTGGGCCGCCCGGTTCTGGTGAAAGAAATTGCCGATGTCGTTGAAGGCCCCCAGACCAAACGTGGCGATGGCAGCATCAACGGCAAACCCGGCGTGATTCTGACCGTCCAAAAGCAGCCCGGCGCCAACACTCTGGAGCTGACCGAGAAAATCGACGAGGCGTTAAAACAATTCGCCACGACCCTGCCTGAAGGTGTGGAGCTGCAACCCAACCTTTTCAAGCAGTCTTTATTCATTGAAACCGCCATCGACAACGTAAAAATGGCCCTGCGTGACGGGGTCTTCCTGGTCTTCATCGTTCTATTCCTGTTCCTGATGAACTTCCGCACCACTGCGATCACGATGACGGCCATACCGCTGTCCTTCGTATTGACCGCCATTGTATTTAAGTTCTTCGACCTGTCAGTAAACACCATGAC encodes:
- a CDS encoding Na/Pi cotransporter family protein; this encodes MIDSGNSYFILLVSGVALFLYGMSMASSSLEKLMAGKITGLLNHLSQSKFLAILTGVVLTTLMQSSGAVTSMLVGLGSARVVNLRQVMGVIIGTAIGTTLTVQLISLDLTQYALPVFTLAFAFYFKAKKTVFKNLSLVFMGFGLLFFGMKLISISSHHFAENPMLTEVFQSLRDNPGYSLLISVVFCAFVQSSAVTIGLAMSLATVKAITFYDAMLWVYGANIGTTSVALIAAAGGNYIGRQVAWAHFFYKTLSVVIFYPFTQIFIDFLMTFDTTQTRSIANAHLIFNVLSSIIFFPFINKGAELIEKMFPKAASEEFGTEFVNMNNYQSSALAISYANREIMRTADIVLGMIKDSIRLFETNDPKDFDSIKDRDNKVDFLYRETKMFLLDHANKSTTVVHQNVMNMIMFLSDVERAADAIDINILALAIKKNALKLEFSDEGWAEIRQMHEQVVKVASMAINAYQNKELAEAAIQLKRDLAKTEISLRENHISRLNRGLNTSINTSSIHLDLLSEYRRIASLLCNHAYNQRSQS
- a CDS encoding metal-sensitive transcriptional regulator; its protein translation is MKKESGQHPDHSGHLKRLNRVRGQLDGIQNMIEERRYCPDIVFQIRAAAKALQAMENEIMKTHVHGCVKTAIKSKDEKEVSRKIDEIMNLVSK
- a CDS encoding heavy metal translocating P-type ATPase, whose product is METQGNSAELQLIGMSCVNCAGKIEKTLNGLPGVTATVNFATEKAQVNLGDSPLTVGNLIKTIQELGYQAFEVNSEVDAQKIKEEAAAEYRKELRLFIVSAILTAPFLVEMAMMLTGAAHEMIPRWVQWILATPVQFWVGWRFYRGSYYALKSGSANMDVLVALGTTMAYGLSAVMTVMDWHHHHVYFEASTAVITLILLGKLMESRAKGKTSEAVEGLLRLQPKQAMVERNGEVVALDITELVAGDIVIVKNGESIPVDGLVVQGVSSVDESMLTGESMPVQKGIDDRVYAATLNQEGSLRIKATGVGSKTQLAQIIKIVTTAQGSKAPIQRLADKISAVFVPVVVGISVLTFIGTWLWTGDLTMALISSVSVLVIACPCALGLATPTAVVVGIGKGAQAGVLFRDAKALELAEKIDILVLDKTGTITEGKPVVTEIHVTAGQDRNQVLSFAASLEAGSSHPLAHAILEEARKEGLSLHTVQNFKSVMGQGVEGQIGNQSLKLGRSAWVAPEFSLNQDLLKELESKGQTLMVLADEARVLGYIAVADRIRESSKEAIAEIQKRGVKVMMLTGDNEGTAREISRQAGITDFKHSVKPADKANVIVTLKRKKLRVAMVGDGINDAPALAMADVSFSMSSGTDIAIETADVTLMKNDLRSVAQAIQLSHLTLKKIRQNLFFAFIYNVLGIPLAALGMLNPVIAGAAMAMSSVSVVSNSLLLKRKKI
- a CDS encoding DMT family protein — protein: MMNNAIAPIGLLIISNIFMTFAWYGHLKTLKSSALWLVILISWGVAFFEYVFQVPANRLGSDHYTLPQLKIIQEVITMVVFAGFSVLYMKQSLKLDFLWAGLCLVGAVYFIFRNP